The Moorena producens PAL-8-15-08-1 genomic interval CCAGCTATTGGGTACTTATTTTGTTTATTAGCTACCAAACCTATTACTATCCCTTGGATGTAGATCCAGTGGCAATCTATTATTGGTTGATGACTGGTGTTATCCTCAAGTTGCCCGAAATAAATCGCCAAGAACAAGAGGAACTACAGAAACTAGAGGCAGAACAGACAAACGATCCTAAACGTAAAAAGAAACGAGGTATCAAGACATCGAAAAAGGGAACAGGGAAACGGCAAAAGGGAAAAGGCAAAAGGCAAACGGTTTTTTCTACAGGTCTGCACGGATAACTGTTCCGTGTACTAAGCTGGTATTGGTTTTACCTCTTAGCTTGAGAATTCTCGAACTTTCCATAAAACCACGGATGTCCAAAGATAGCATGTTAGTTAAACTGTTATCGATTGTCGGCATTATCAGCAGTTAAATGCTTAAGGACAAAGTACTCACAACAACGACAATGATTTCTGTAATTATCCCTACTTACGGACGGGAAGACCCTTTGCGGGATACCCTAGAAGATGTCCTGAAGCAAGACTACCCTGCTTTTGAAGTACTGGTTGTCGATCAAACTCGAAACCACAAACCAGAGATTCAATCCTATTTAGAGCAGCTGGCTAATGCTGGTAAGATTCGCTGGTTCCGGGTTGATTGGGCGAGTTTACCTGGGGCAAGAAATTATGGGGTAAGGCGGGCATCCGGGGACATTATTGTGTTTATCGATGATGATATCAAGATGCCACCGGGGTATTTAACTGCTCATGCTCGTAACTATGAACAATCCCCAGAGATTGGGGCAGTGGCAGGACGAGTATTTGACCGGATGAAGCTAGCGGAGAAAGGAGCAGCAGCAGATTCCCCCACTCCCTCTTACACCATTGAAGACTTGCCTAAGGAGGCCATGGACCCTGGCATTGCATGGTATTACATAGACTTAGTCCATACGGTGAAGCCCCAACGGGTTATCTCAGCCCGAGGCTGCAATATGTCTTTCCGCCGGGAAATTTTTACGAAGTATGGGCTGCACTTTGATGAACAGTTCCGGGGGAGTGCGGTTCGTGAGGAGTCAGATTTTTGTTTGCGATTTAGGCGCACTGGTTATCAAATTTGGTATGACCCAGATGCTTATTTAGTCCATTTAGGAGAAGAAACTGGGGGGTGTCATGATATTAGTACGCGATCGCTTGAGTATCAGTTGACCTTTTATCACAACCATTTCCTGATGGGGATGAAAAATCTTACCCTTAGTGAACAGCTACGGCTGTTTGGTCGTCTATTTGATTGCCACGTCTTAGGGAATCCTCCTTGTAATAAAAGTGGTTCCCCGATTAAAATTATTAGCCGCGCTGGTTTCTACATGTTGGGATTTTTCAAAGCACTTGGTACACGCATCAAATCTATCTGGGATGATGGTCAAATTTATAGTCGGCTAGACCGTTATAAGCTTGAAGGTTAGTTGGTTGAACGCGCACGCGTGGCCTTTTGGCCAAGGTTACAAGTTTGAACGCGCACGCGTGGCCTTTTGGCCAAGGTTACAAGGTTGAAGGTTACAAGGTTGAAGGTTACAAGGTTGAAGGTTACAAGGTTGAAGCTTGAACGCGCACGCGTGGCATTTTGGCCAAGGTTACAAGGTTGAAGCCAGTTTTTAAAACTTAAAACTACGATTAAGTAAACCTAATAAGCTCTTGCATCTTTAATTAAAAGCTTTAAAATTTATGATTAATAATTCAGGAGCTTAAAGTCATAATAAGTCAAATTTAATGGTGTTGTGATAACCGGTAGTGGTACACAAGTAGTGATTTTATCACCCGAAACCTTGATCAGACCGTAGCCAAATCACTACATCTTTACCACTACCGCTGATTGATACTATGGGAACGCCAAGAGCGAACAACCTGCAACCTGCAACCTCCAATCTCAAACCTCAAACCTCCAACCTCCAACCTCCAACCTTAAACCTCCAACCTTAAACCTCCAACCTCCAACCTTGGCCAAAAGGCCACGCTACGCGAACAACCTTCAACCTGCCACCGTTAACTCTAAAAAAATTACCCATGAAAATCTTAGTTGCTAGCCACTCCTATATTGTTGACCTTAACTGCGAGAAGTTACGAACACTCGCTCAGTTAGAACCTAATATTGAGGTAACTGTGGTGGTTCCCCGGCGCTGGCGTCCTGGTGGTGTCCAAAATCGCATCATTGAAACCCAACCCCGTGAGGAAGGTTCATTTCGGGTGGTACCAGTGTCTAACTTTAGTGAAAATCATCAGGGGCTGCTGACCTTTGGCCTAGATATTATCCCTTTATTGAAACAGTTTCGCCCCGACATTATTCAAGTGGAACAGGGAGCTAAGGCATTAGGTTATGCTCAATTTATTACCCTAAATAAGCTATTAGGATTGAAGGCAAAAAACCTATTTTTAACTTTTTGGAATCTGCCCTACCAAGTGAAATTTCCGGTCTCTGTGTTGGAAGGGTATAACCTGCGCCATACCGATGGACTGATTTGTGGGAATCAGGATGGGGTAGAAATCCTGCGACAACATGGTTATAACGGACCAGCTAAAGTAATGCCCCAATTGGGGGTAGATGAAAGCTTGTTTCGTCCCCAAGCTCAGCCAGAATTAAAACAGAAGTTGGGAATTCAACCCAATGAGTTTGTGGTGGGATTTGTGGGACGGTTTGTAGAGGAGAAGGGATTACTGACTTTAGGTAAAGCCCTAGCTGGGTTATCTGGGATGCAGTGGAAGTTGCTGCTACTAGGGCGTGGTCCCCTCAAGCCGATATTGATGGAAAAGGCGGCAGAATGGGGAATTAAAGACCAACTGATTTGGATTGAGAGTGTTCCCCATGATGAGGTACCTCGTTATATTAATGTGATGAATACTCTGGTGCTACCATCAGAGACTAATTATAACTTTAAAACCTTAACTAGTGTAGGTTGGAAGGAACAGTTTGGTCATGTGCTGATTGAGGCTATGGCATCTAAAGTACCAGTAATTGGTTCCGATTCTGGAGAAATTCCCTATGTGATTGGGGATGCTGGGTTGGTGTTTCCTGAAAAAGATGAGTCGGAGTTACGACATTGTTTACAGCAGCTAATCAAGCAACCAGAGTTGGCTGAGAAATTAGGAGATTTGGGTTATGAACGGGCAATGGAACAGTATACGAATAAGGCGTTAGCTAAACAGCTGTTGGATTTTTATCAGGAATTAATGCAGAATTAATAATTTATAATTTATAATTTATAATTTATAATTCACAATTTTAGAATGTAGAACTTAGAATTTGGAATTCTGCATTCTTAATTCTGCATTCTTAATTCTGCATTCTTAATTATGCATTATAAATTCTTCATTCTTCGCTACCACCTCTATGGACTGTTTTCACCCATTTCAACCGTTTAGGACGCACAGACATCCGAGCGGTAGTAGCGGCCATCACTAGCATCCAGTGCAATAGATAAAGGTTTCCCCTCAAGGTCTGCAACAGAGGAACCAACAGGTTAGAAACACGTAATCGTCGATTTTGATTGGTGCGGCGCAGCCCGACCAACATCCCAATCACTGATACGGTGACAGTTAGACCAGTAATGGGGCTAAAAATAGGTAGACGGTTACGGGCAATAGCCATCAAACAGTCTGGTACAGCAGCAGTGGGCAAAAAGTACTGGATGATCAAGTAGGTAAATAAATCTATAGTTTTCCGCAAACCTAGGCGGTTACTTACAATTAAACGCCAGTAATCTAGATAGCGCTGGTACCCTCCTTCTGCCCAACGGTTCCGTTGATGCCAGAGTGCGATCGCACTGGTGACTCCTTCTTCTTCTACTGGCGGGTAATTGAGAAAGCCAATATCCCACTGATCGAGGTGTAGGCGAATGGTTAAATCTAAGTCGTCGGTGATAGTTTCTTCATTCCAGGCACCGCAACGCTGTAGTGCGGAACGTCGGACAAACTGACCATTGCCCCGCAATTCAGCAATCCCACCCACTGCTATACGTTGCTGTTGGAAATAGCTGTCTAGAGCCATTTCTGCCATTTGCCCTCGTGTCCAGAAATTCAGTGCTGCATTTGCGATCGCTTTTCTGACCTGCACTGCTCCCACTCGCGGGTTATTAAATAAGGGCAACACCCGCTGCAGCATATCTTTGGGAACTTTAGCATCTGCATCAAATACTGCTACAATCTCGCCTTTCGTTAAACCCAGTACCTGATTTAGTGCTCCTGATTTCCCTCCCCCGGCATTAGCACTCCGGTGCAGTACCTTCAACTGGTCGTATGTTGCTGCTAACTTATCTAAGATTTCTGGTGTTTGGTCAGTACTGTAATCGTCAATTACCCACAGTTCATACTGATTTTTGGGGTAGTCTAATTGACACAGAGACTGAACTAAATTACTGATGACACTTTCTTCATTTTTTGCTGCTACTAGCAGAGACACAAAGGGAAAATCGTCTTTCTCCTCATCTAAACAGGGTTGAGGGGTTTTTAACGGTTGAGCCAGCAATAATCGTAGGGAATGAATTCCTACGATCGTTGTTAAGCTCAAGCTCACCCAGATCCCCCAAGACACCAAATGCAGTGCTATTGTCATGCACCACACTATGGTTAAAACTAAAGCTGCTTTGCGTCGGCGTCCTTCTAGTCCCTGGAAAAATAAGCTAGTTTCAAACTCTTCCTCTGACAAGTTAGACAGCATAGAGCCAAGTTGGTTCAGCTCTTGGCTTGGCGCTTTTTCTGACCAGGAATTCTCCGACATAAATGTACTGCAACTACCAACGAAGGCCACTAATGCCTTATTCTATCCGAAAGTGTTACAAAATTGTTAATTTCTATCAAGGAAGGTATAGTTTAGGACATAAAATCTGATCTGGGGTGTCAAGGGAATAGGGAATAGAAACATTTGTTAACCTTTACTTGGATTGCTATCGACTACTATCAATAGGGTTATCTTTTAGGTTAAGCGTGTCTCAAGCTTCAAGCCTCAAAGCTAATCCCTATCATTGATAACAGCCAGAGTTCCCGCTAGAAAACTCTGGCGACAGGCATGACGCTGAATCTTACCACTAGATGTCTTGGGAATAGTACCTGGTTTGAGTAACAGAGCAGTATGAACCTGCAAATCGTGATGTTGTAATACTGCTCGTCGGATTAACCGGATTAACTCTTTGGTATCAAGGGCATGGTCTTTCGCCCCATTGCCAGGGTCAGAAGTAGCTAGCCGAGTAGATTTCCAATAGCTACGTTCTACCTCAGCAATCACCACTAACTGTTCCTCACCGGCAATATTAACTGAAAATCCTGCCGAACACGTCGGTCTGAGCAAGGAGTGGGTCTTTTCTACGGTCCATTCAATATCTTGGGGATAGTGGTTACGACCATTGATAATGATCAGATCCTTCAGACGACCAGTAATAAATAATTCACCATCGACCATGAATCCCAAGTCACCGGTACGCATAAATGACTCCTCCCCCATCGATGCTAGAGTTACGCGAAAGTTGCCTTCTGTTGCTGCCGGTTGATTCCAGTAACCTTGGGCAATGCTTGGTCCTGATACCCAGATTTCTCCGACTTGTCCTGGGTCACATGGGGTTAAGGTTTCAGGATGGATAATTACAATCTGCTGGTCTGGCAGACTTTGACCACAGCCTACTAGGGTAAGGGTACCTTCTTGCTCAACAGTAGCTGGCACAACTTTATTTTGCTCTAATGCTGCCCCTTCAACTGTTTTTAAGACAATTGGAGCGCTTTTGAGACCACCAGAAACCATTAAGGTGGCTTCAGCCATGCCATAGCAAGGGTAGAATGCTTCTCGGCGGAAGCCACAGGACTCAAATTTTGTGGCAAACCGCTCCAAGATGGCGGAGTTAATTGGCTCAGCTCCGTTAAAGGCAATATCCCAACTACTCAAATCCAAGTTTGTTAGTTGTTCCGGCTTAATTTTGCGATCGCATAAGTCGTAAGCAAAGTTTGGTCCGCCACTGCTGGTGGCTCGATAGTGGGAAATTGCTTTTAACCAGCGGATTGGACTTTGCAAAAACATCAACGGGGACATGAGCGTAGCTGGAAAACCGCCGTATAGAGGTTGGAGTATGCCACCAATCAGACCCATGTCATGGTACATCGGTAACCAACTCACCACACTGCTGTGGTCGGTGTGCTCAAAATACTGATAGATAGCAGCTGAATTATGGACTAGGTTGCTGTGGCTAATCATCACTCCCTTCGGCTGAGCGGTTGAACCAGAGGTGTATTGGAGAAAAGCCATGGTGCTAGCATCTATAGCTGGTTGCTGCCATGATTGAGCTAAGTTGCCGTTGATGGTTTCTGTGGCTACCCACTGCAGTGTTTTCAGTTCTGGTGCCTGAGTAAACCTGCGCTCTAAATTAGACAGGATTGCTTGGGTAGTTAGGGCTACCTTTGCCAGGGAATCCTTGACAATTCCCTGAACACGGACAAGGGAGCGATTGGGTCTAGGAGGATAAGCGGGGACAGCTACAACCCCAGCGTACAGACACCCGAAAAATGCACAAATATAGTCTAGACCAGGAGGATAAAGGAGTAGGGCAGTTTCTCCTGGGGAATATATTGATTGCAGGTGGAACGCGATCGCTTGGGCTTGTTGCTCCAACTGTTGGTAAGTCAGAGTGACCTGTTCGGTTTCTCCATCCACCAAAAAGGTATATGCGATCGCATCTGGCTGGTTAACTGCTCTGTAGCGCAGGATATCAACTAACGTGGCTGGTTGGAGAATAGTTTCTGACACCTTGTACCCCTGCACTCAAAAACTTACACAAAACATTCAAAAACATTACTTTAGCCTGATTCCGAGATAACCAACTATCCTCAATTGAGGATTCATAGCTCAGGAGGTTCAAGTCATAACAATTTATTTTCCAGGAATTTTTAACATAAATTGCCGAAATAATCCAGCAATTATTAAAAATATCCCCCTTCTCACACTCTTACCGAAATTACCTATTTCCTAGTTACACGAATTTGCTGCCCCGAGGCCATCCAAACAACTGTAGTTTGTAAAATAAATTGGGGAACAAAGCAAACAGGTATTTGAATATTTTAAAGCTAAAAGGCTCATCATAAGTTCCCACCCATTCTTTGTTTTTCTCAATCCAGCTGGCGATTGTATTAGCCACTTTTTCAGCAGGAGGAGCAGAATTGACTCGGTTGGCTCGGATTTTATAACCTTTTTCATTGAGACGGTTCACTGGTGCCCAAGCCAAAGGACCGCTGATCACACCAGGACGGTAAAGCCTCATGCGAATTTGATGATTGCTGGCGTGGTAAACGATTGGTCCAACACCTGACCAGTAATAGTGCAGAGCAATTTTACCAGAATGATAGACTGGACCAAAACAAGAAGGGCTACCATCTGCAATTGAACCAATAGCAACCACATCCAGGGGTCGCTCACGCTTTAGCTTGGCTGCTTCCAGGGCTACCAATGCTGGCCAACTGTAGTTAACACGGTTCATTGATTCTACTATCTCAACCAGTGGCACTCCTCCATCCCCTACCTCAGTTTCGATTTGTCCTGCATTCAGGATAATCACATCGGGGTCATACTCAAGCAACTTTTGGGCATCTTCAAGGGTTTGTTGTTGAGACACACACAATGTATTGAAAAAGTTACCTTCCAGGTTTTCTTGACGGGTGACACCAACTACTTGCCAACCACGATTGATGTACTCTTGACCTAACGCACTGCCGAGGGTGCCGGAAATTCCTGTGATTACAACAGTTTTCATAGTAAACGAGACAGTGAAAAGTTTTTCAGCATGGGTGAGTGTTATTTTAACTAGCCAAACTTTGTAAGGAAGAAGACTCCGTTAAAGGAGGTTTTTTTGGCCAGGTCTTTTCGCCAAAGCAGAGTGGGCTCATCTCAAGACGATACTCGATCTATACTACGATTCTTTATACCCCTTTTTTTGCCTAAAGGTAAGCATTCAGCCGTAAGCTAATGGGCTACGCCCACGTTACGGGCAGAGCTAATGGGCTACGCCCACGCTACTGGGTGCATCTCAATGCATGCTATTTGACGCGGTGGTGCGTTACGGGACGGACTGTTCCAATACTCGCTACCGGGAAAATCAGGGCTAGTCCGTCCCTAACGCACCCTACTTGCTGTGAGACACATGCAACGGCAAAACACCTCTTTCTACGATATTCCGATTTTTGTCAAGTACAATTTATACCAAACAAAATGCAATTACCCTGGCCGGATAGCTCATTTTAAGCTAACCGCTGTTAGCGTAGCCCATTAGCTTACGGCTAAAGTCCCATTAGGCAATGTTTTTTTTGGTAAAATATCCTTTTGTTTACAAAGTTTGACATAACGTCATATTTGTTAGTGCTCTTTTTTTTTTCAATGCTATATACTTTCTAATGTGAGTGTTTGTGTTCAAACAATTCCACAAAAAATTTCTGTAATAGATCTACAGAATTGACAATAACCCTAAGGACGATAACTACCATGTTCAATAAGTTATTGAGAAATCATAGGGTTTCTCATAGCTATGAGGTAGACAAGATTTTTGACCTCTTAACTATTACTTGCTTCCTGCTGCATAAACCCCAGGAATTTGTAGTTCATCACTATCAGAAGTGCTATATTAGATTCCTAATACCAATCATAAAAACTGTTGGTATCCAGATTTTTGGCGAGGGTGGCGATCGCTTCTGGGTAACTTGTCGTAACATTATTGTTGGGTTTTTTATATCAGCACAGATCACAATGCTCGCGGCACAGCCCGCCCAAGCTGAACCAGCAGAACGCAGTTTCCAAAATCCACCCTTACTTCAATTCCGGGAAACCATAGCACCGCTGACCCTCAAAGAAGCAACGACCACAGGTAGCTTAAAAGAGTTTGATTTCAACATTCAATATACTGAAAGCCAACTCTTTAACCCAGCAACCATGGCATACGACCAAGTACGGTTGCGAAGCTACGTCGGCACTGATACTAATCCAAATCGACCCTATGTGGCACCAACTATTGAAGCCAGACCTGGTGATACAATCCGCGTCAACCTGAACAATCAGTTAGGAGATGATCCCAGTTGCCCCGATTCAATTGAGGATGTTAATGAACCCCATTGTTTCAATGACACAAATTTACACACCCACGGTTTCTGGGTCAGTCCAAAGGGCAATAGCGACAATGTTTTAGTGAAAATTAAACCCGGTGACGAAATATTTCCATACGAGTACGAACTGCCTGAGGATCATCCAGCAGGTACGTTTTGGTACCATCCCCATGTGCATGGCTCAACAGCACTGCAAGTCTCAAGTGGCATGGCGGGTGCTCTAATCGTGCGCGGTGATCGCTTGCCTACCGAAACGGCTAATGGTGACATTGATACTCTGCTCAAAGGCCCCTACGGAAGGAAGATGCCAGAAAAAATTTTAGTATTCCAGCAAATTCCCTATTACTGTCCTAAGTCTGAAGGATCCGAAGACATCTGGAATTGTGATTCTGATGAGACAGGTGTTATTGAGACTTACGACTACGAGGTGGGCACGGGAAATCCGGAAGATGATATTAGCATTTTCGGTCCTGGAACTTGGGTTGAATCGGGGCGTTATACCAGCATCAATGGTCAGATTTTGCCTTTTTTTCTTGCCCGGGCTGGCAAGATCCAACGTTGGCGGATGATCCATGCTGGGGTACGGGACACCATCAGCCTGGAATTTCGCAAATTGCAATATGATGAATTTAGCATTAAAGAGTTCGCAGCGACTGGAGCTGATGGTTACATTGGTCAAAATTGCACAGGGGATCCGATTCCTTACCATGTGATTGCTGATGATGGTTTAACTCGAAAGCAAGCCTGGGAAACCACCTTAACCACTCTACAACCGGGCTACCGTAACGATGCACTTGTGCTTTTCCCACAGAAAGGACTATATTGTGTGATCGATACCGCTGCTGAGGCACCAACCAACGTCAGCCGAGAAGCAACAAGTCGGCAATTGCTTGGGATAGTCGCAGTTAGCGGGGGAAACAGTATAGCGCCTGATCAGATCCATCAATACTTAATTGATCGGCTTGTTGCCCGTGCTGCTGTTAACATCCCAGAAGGGTCGATTCGAGAAGAGGTTATTGATGATCTAAACAATGATCTAATGCTGACTAAATTCATCGATCATCCCGACATTGATTATTCTGAGGTTACTGGTTATCAGGAACTCGCTTTTAACATTGACACAAGCGCTACTCCTACTGAGTTCCAGGTGAGTAATGGAATTGGTATTAACGAGCCTTACGACCCGCAACCTTACGATCCCGACCGCATGGATCGAACCCTAACGTTGGGTACTGTCGATGAATGGACTTTAGAGTCACGCTTTGTCGGGCATCCTTTCCATATCCATGTCAATCCTTTCCAAATCATTGCAATCTATGACCCCAATGGCAACGATGTCAGCTTGCCTGATGCGACTGATGGAGGTGACCCGGAGTATCCAGGACTCAAGGGTGTATGGAAAGACACTCTTTGGATCAAAGGCCCAAGTCCGGGATCAACTTATCCCGAGGGGGTTTACAGAATTGTGGTGCGCACCCGATATCAAAGGTATCCTGGCATATTTGTGCTACACTGCCATATTCTTGACCATGAGGATCAAGGTATGATGCAGAACATTTGTATCAACGATCCATCGACTGCAGAATCTGATGATTGCCAATTATAAACATAGGGCGTAGTTCAACACTACTTTAAGGATCAACAAAAAAAGGAGAAGCCCGATCAGCTTAAGCTTGTTAAAGACTCAGCATCGGGCTTCTCATAGGTCTAGTTTAGAAGAACTTTTCGGTCACATCGATGATTATTGGTTACTGCCACCAGCCGAAGAAGCCTTCTCTTCAGTTAGACTGAATTTTGCCACCTTCGCCTTAACCCGAACTCAGGTTGATTAAGAAATATCGGGTTAAGGAATAGGGCAAGTTAATCACGAGAGTAAATAGCTATGCTGTCAACAATTATATCGTCATTCACAGGTCTGCCCTTCTTGCGAATCGAGATAGAAATTGAATCGGGGTCGAACTCATCCTCATCAAGCATTTCAATTTGCCTTAGTAACTCATCGCTAATCTCAAATTGAAATGTTTTTGAGGTCTGACGATCACTAGATAATACGAAGAAAGAGATATTGCCCAAAAAGTATGTGTCAATATCTGCAATAGCAGTTTTCTTGGTTTTTTCGTCCTTGGGCAAATTGAGATAGACGCTGTATGTGCCTTCGGGTTCTCCGGTATAGATTACATTTACCTCCAAAATAAAGTTGAGTTTAGATAACCGCTCTTGACTAGCGGACTTAATAATGTCTTTCAGTTGAAGTGACGACTTTTCATTAGGCTCATTAGGCAACAGAATTTCTTTCAGTTTATCGCGGAGTGAAGATCCAAGCCGCAACCTCAGGGTAAACTCTTGAGCGCTCCCTCCTAAAGCTTTCTGAGCCAATTTGAAACCCAGGAGTTTTTTAAGGGGTTTTTTAGGGCGTTGATTGGCAATCCCTTGTAAATCTAAATTATATGTAGCAGGGATATTCCAAGTCAATCGATAACCGTCATCGTAGTCATAGTCCATGCTGTAGACCGCTTCAACGACTTCGTCCATGGTGTATCCAATCACCTCACCGTCGGGTTCAAAAAATTGATAAGGCCAAGAAACTTTCTGCAGTTCCTCTGGGGCAACATATATATCTTTCTTATTGGTCCATTGCGACCACAGGCGGTCGATGTTGGCGTGATGCAACCAAAAGATGGGGTCAAAGCCAGCACTAGGAATGCTTCTCATTAAGCCAAGCTGGGGCGTTTGGTCATCCTTTAAATCGCGGTTATAGATTCGATTAAAGATATTACAATCATCCGCTTCATCTGGTTCCATTTCGCCACCGCCAATATACTTATGCATTCTGTTGTGGGGGGCTTGTTCTATTGCATTGCTAAATTCTTCAAATATTTGCTCTCTATTCAAGTCTTCCACAGCATTAACTAAATCGGCGACTGCAAAGTTATCTGAAATGGGTTCGCCCATATTCAAGTCACATGCTCGTCCTGACTCATAGAGGGAGTTGCCTGCAGGGTCTGGGTCGTACTCTATGTTTGGTTCGTAAAACTCTAGGGGCATTTCGAGCCGTTCTTGATCTGGTACTTCCGTATCGGAATAACTGATATAGTCCCAATAGGGAAGAGAGAAATTGGGATCTTCGGACAAGTCTCGAACAATTTTTTCAAAATGATGCAAATAAAGCCGGTGCCAGGGCAAAAAATGAATTTTGGGATCCACACCAGCTTGATTTTTATCATGGGTACAGTTATTCCAGGATTCCAGCAATTTACTAGTGGCAGGATCGCTGTCCGAAAACTCAGAATAATAGGGACACAGCGGATTCTCTTGTGTAATTCCTGAGATATTTTCAGGTTTGGTAGGAACCCAGTGAATGGCACCCTGGTAATACCAGCTGCGTGGGTCTGTACAGTCCATATCTCTCATGACATTGAGAGCTTGCTGGAAAGATTTGAGGTTCTCTTTTCCTTGAGGGCTAGTTGCGCTATAGCGAATATGGGGATCTCTTGTTATTGTGCTCGTACCAGCAGTTGCTTCTTCGCTCACAAGAGCAACTGCTTCCCCAGTCAATGTGCTTACGGACAAAAAAACACATACAAAGAAAACAATCAAGACCCTACGTAGAAAAGGGCTGAAAAAATTCATAACCAATCTTTCACTTGTAGTATTAGGGGGTTGAGTAGCAATTGTACAGAAACTAAAGCAATAGAAACAATTAAACCCTTTGGGGTTGCTAATTCTGGGTATAATATCGCCCCTCTAGTCCCCAAGTTTGGGTGCTAGCTATCAGCTATCAGCTATCAGAGGATATCTCCCAAGTTTTTTGATATTGAATTTTGCCCCCCTAGCCCCCCAATTCTGGGGGGAACAAGAATCAATTTGCTGGTAAAAGTCCCCCAAAATTGGGGGACCAACGGGGGCTTGGATGTAGCAAATGAGACTTCTCAGACAACCTATCAGCATTAAGCTCATGCCACGCTACTAGATCGGTGCTTTTGAATAAAGCAGATAACCATTTGTTGAATCTGAGTTAAGTCTCCTGACGGCTGACCGCTGATGACTGACGGCTGACCGCTGATGGCTGAATTCTTAAGTT includes:
- a CDS encoding tyrosinase family protein yields the protein MSVSTLTGEAVALVSEEATAGTSTITRDPHIRYSATSPQGKENLKSFQQALNVMRDMDCTDPRSWYYQGAIHWVPTKPENISGITQENPLCPYYSEFSDSDPATSKLLESWNNCTHDKNQAGVDPKIHFLPWHRLYLHHFEKIVRDLSEDPNFSLPYWDYISYSDTEVPDQERLEMPLEFYEPNIEYDPDPAGNSLYESGRACDLNMGEPISDNFAVADLVNAVEDLNREQIFEEFSNAIEQAPHNRMHKYIGGGEMEPDEADDCNIFNRIYNRDLKDDQTPQLGLMRSIPSAGFDPIFWLHHANIDRLWSQWTNKKDIYVAPEELQKVSWPYQFFEPDGEVIGYTMDEVVEAVYSMDYDYDDGYRLTWNIPATYNLDLQGIANQRPKKPLKKLLGFKLAQKALGGSAQEFTLRLRLGSSLRDKLKEILLPNEPNEKSSLQLKDIIKSASQERLSKLNFILEVNVIYTGEPEGTYSVYLNLPKDEKTKKTAIADIDTYFLGNISFFVLSSDRQTSKTFQFEISDELLRQIEMLDEDEFDPDSISISIRKKGRPVNDDIIVDSIAIYSRD
- a CDS encoding multicopper oxidase family protein; protein product: MFNKLLRNHRVSHSYEVDKIFDLLTITCFLLHKPQEFVVHHYQKCYIRFLIPIIKTVGIQIFGEGGDRFWVTCRNIIVGFFISAQITMLAAQPAQAEPAERSFQNPPLLQFRETIAPLTLKEATTTGSLKEFDFNIQYTESQLFNPATMAYDQVRLRSYVGTDTNPNRPYVAPTIEARPGDTIRVNLNNQLGDDPSCPDSIEDVNEPHCFNDTNLHTHGFWVSPKGNSDNVLVKIKPGDEIFPYEYELPEDHPAGTFWYHPHVHGSTALQVSSGMAGALIVRGDRLPTETANGDIDTLLKGPYGRKMPEKILVFQQIPYYCPKSEGSEDIWNCDSDETGVIETYDYEVGTGNPEDDISIFGPGTWVESGRYTSINGQILPFFLARAGKIQRWRMIHAGVRDTISLEFRKLQYDEFSIKEFAATGADGYIGQNCTGDPIPYHVIADDGLTRKQAWETTLTTLQPGYRNDALVLFPQKGLYCVIDTAAEAPTNVSREATSRQLLGIVAVSGGNSIAPDQIHQYLIDRLVARAAVNIPEGSIREEVIDDLNNDLMLTKFIDHPDIDYSEVTGYQELAFNIDTSATPTEFQVSNGIGINEPYDPQPYDPDRMDRTLTLGTVDEWTLESRFVGHPFHIHVNPFQIIAIYDPNGNDVSLPDATDGGDPEYPGLKGVWKDTLWIKGPSPGSTYPEGVYRIVVRTRYQRYPGIFVLHCHILDHEDQGMMQNICINDPSTAESDDCQL